A window from Chryseobacterium vaccae encodes these proteins:
- a CDS encoding S9 family peptidase — MKAPQAKKIEKILEIHGDRRIDNYFWLNERENPEVIQYLEEENAYEEFIMKDTEALQEELFEEMKARYKKDDESLPYFFNGYWYIVRYEEGKEYPIFCRKHKTLDNPEEIVVDVNILAEGENYFEVGSVAVSPNNELASFSTDNVSRRIYTINFKNLVTGEIFSDQILNTTGKAVWANDNEHVFYIRKDDSLRAFQVYRHKLGTDASEDILIFHEEDDTFDVNVFKTKSLEYIFIASSSTISDEHRFIPSDNVFAEWTIIQPRIDDLEYSVEHYKDEFYIITNADDAINFKIVKTKIDNCSMENWVDVIPHRAEVLLEGFEIFKDYLVLEEREQGLLQIKIIDERTQESHYLPFFDPTYTTYIGINMEFDTEVLRYGYTSLTQPSSTYEYNMKEKTTILLKQQEVLGGQFLPENYISERIWAESRDGETKVPISLVYHKDTKKSADTPLLLYGYGSYGHTVDASFSNVRLSILDRGFIYAIAHIRGGEYLGREWYEDGKMLFKKNTFFDFIDAGKHLIKENYTSSGHLYAMGGSAGGLLVGAVVNYEPELFHGIVAQVPFVDVVTTMLDETIPLTTGEYDEWGNPNDKEYYHYMKDYSPYDNVEAKDYPHMLITTGLHDSQVQYWEPAKWTAKLRELKTDHNLLLFKTDMSSGHGGASGRFESLKEDALEYAFLLKINDHS; from the coding sequence ATGAAGGCTCCACAAGCAAAAAAAATAGAAAAAATACTTGAAATACACGGCGACAGAAGAATTGACAATTACTTCTGGCTTAACGAAAGGGAAAATCCCGAAGTAATCCAATATCTGGAAGAAGAAAACGCTTACGAAGAATTCATCATGAAAGATACGGAGGCTCTTCAGGAAGAGCTTTTCGAAGAAATGAAAGCCCGTTACAAGAAAGATGATGAATCTCTTCCTTATTTCTTCAACGGATACTGGTACATCGTACGTTATGAAGAAGGAAAAGAATACCCTATCTTCTGCAGAAAACATAAAACACTGGACAACCCGGAAGAAATTGTAGTAGACGTCAATATCCTTGCTGAAGGGGAGAATTATTTTGAGGTAGGAAGTGTAGCCGTTTCTCCGAATAATGAGCTGGCTTCTTTTTCAACAGACAATGTAAGCCGGAGAATTTACACCATCAATTTCAAAAATCTGGTTACAGGAGAGATTTTTTCTGACCAGATTCTGAATACTACAGGTAAAGCTGTATGGGCGAATGATAACGAGCATGTTTTCTACATCAGAAAAGATGACAGCCTGCGTGCATTCCAGGTATACAGGCATAAGCTTGGAACTGATGCTTCAGAAGATATTCTTATTTTTCATGAGGAGGATGATACCTTTGATGTCAATGTTTTCAAAACCAAGTCGCTGGAATATATTTTCATTGCAAGTTCAAGCACGATTTCCGATGAGCATAGATTCATCCCTTCGGATAATGTCTTTGCAGAATGGACTATCATTCAGCCAAGAATAGATGACCTTGAATATTCCGTAGAACATTACAAAGATGAGTTTTACATCATTACCAATGCAGACGATGCTATCAATTTCAAGATTGTAAAAACGAAAATTGATAATTGTAGTATGGAAAACTGGGTAGATGTAATCCCTCACCGCGCCGAAGTTTTATTGGAAGGTTTTGAGATCTTCAAAGACTATCTCGTTCTTGAAGAAAGAGAGCAGGGACTTCTGCAGATCAAAATTATTGATGAAAGAACCCAGGAATCCCATTATCTTCCTTTCTTTGATCCTACATACACCACGTACATCGGCATCAACATGGAATTTGATACTGAAGTGCTTCGTTATGGCTATACATCCCTTACACAGCCAAGTTCTACCTATGAATACAACATGAAGGAAAAAACTACGATACTTCTGAAGCAGCAGGAAGTTCTCGGAGGACAATTCCTTCCTGAAAATTATATTTCAGAAAGAATATGGGCAGAATCCAGAGACGGGGAAACTAAAGTTCCTATTTCATTGGTTTATCATAAAGACACTAAAAAATCAGCAGATACACCATTGCTTTTATATGGCTATGGAAGTTATGGACATACTGTAGACGCAAGCTTCTCCAATGTAAGGCTATCTATTCTGGACAGAGGATTTATTTACGCCATTGCCCACATCCGCGGTGGAGAATATCTGGGAAGAGAGTGGTATGAAGACGGAAAAATGCTCTTCAAGAAAAACACATTCTTCGATTTTATTGACGCGGGGAAACATCTGATCAAAGAAAACTACACTTCATCCGGACATCTGTATGCTATGGGTGGAAGTGCCGGAGGTCTCCTGGTAGGTGCCGTTGTTAATTATGAACCGGAACTTTTCCACGGAATTGTAGCTCAGGTCCCTTTTGTAGATGTGGTAACCACAATGCTTGACGAAACTATTCCTTTAACAACCGGGGAATATGATGAATGGGGAAATCCAAATGACAAGGAATATTATCACTATATGAAAGACTATTCTCCTTATGATAATGTGGAAGCTAAAGATTATCCTCATATGCTGATCACAACTGGTCTTCACGATTCCCAGGTTCAGTATTGGGAGCCTGCAAAATGGACAGCAAAGTTAAGAGAGCTGAAAACAGACCATAATCTTTTGTTATTTAAAACTGACATGAGCTCAGGCCACGGCGGAGCAAGCGGAAGATTTGAATCACTGAAAGAAGATGCTCTGGAATATGCGTTCCTGTTGAAAATAAATGATCATTCATAA
- a CDS encoding T9SS type A sorting domain-containing protein → MIFFFKSTKKSQVSPYPFRDILTISDISDAKSVSAMDISGRLMKTIEKPSSFLNLDDLKEGLYLIHLKMTDGTVKTIKAIKK, encoded by the coding sequence ATAATATTCTTTTTTAAGAGTACTAAAAAATCTCAGGTATCTCCTTACCCTTTCAGAGACATTCTGACCATTTCCGACATATCGGACGCAAAATCAGTGTCTGCTATGGATATTTCCGGCAGGCTGATGAAAACAATTGAAAAACCATCTTCTTTTCTTAATCTGGATGATCTAAAAGAAGGCTTATATTTAATCCATTTAAAAATGACAGACGGAACGGTAAAAACGATTAAAGCAATAAAAAAATAA
- a CDS encoding uroporphyrinogen-III synthase gives MRIKSILVSQPAPSESSPYLDIAKKEKIKIDFRPFIHVEGVDNKELRTQKIDLTQYTGIIFTSKNAIDHYFRLAEELRFSVPDTMRYICQSEAIANYLQKHIVYRKRKISFGEKNFSDLLPLFKKFPSEKYLLPSSDVLSPDIVKTLDTANVDWTRAIMYRTVCSDLTDITIEDYDMLIFFSPQGIKSLQQNFPDFKQEETKIGVFGNTTLAAAEEAGLKVDLMAPTKETPSMTMALEKYIKALHK, from the coding sequence ATGAGAATAAAGTCTATATTGGTTTCTCAACCAGCGCCAAGTGAGTCCTCTCCATATCTGGATATAGCGAAGAAGGAAAAGATAAAGATTGATTTCCGCCCTTTCATCCACGTCGAAGGAGTTGACAACAAAGAACTCAGAACGCAGAAGATAGATCTGACGCAGTATACCGGTATTATTTTTACCAGTAAAAATGCGATAGACCACTACTTCAGACTGGCTGAAGAGCTTCGCTTTTCAGTTCCTGACACGATGAGATACATCTGTCAGTCTGAAGCTATTGCCAATTATCTGCAGAAACATATTGTATACAGAAAAAGAAAGATCAGTTTCGGAGAAAAGAATTTCTCGGACCTGCTTCCTCTTTTCAAAAAATTCCCATCTGAAAAATACCTTCTGCCGTCTTCAGACGTGCTGAGCCCGGATATTGTAAAAACACTGGATACTGCCAATGTAGACTGGACAAGAGCGATCATGTACAGAACGGTATGCAGCGATCTTACGGATATTACCATTGAGGATTATGACATGCTGATCTTTTTCAGCCCTCAGGGAATCAAATCTCTGCAGCAGAACTTCCCAGACTTTAAGCAGGAAGAAACAAAGATTGGTGTTTTCGGAAACACTACACTGGCTGCTGCTGAAGAAGCAGGATTAAAGGTAGATCTGATGGCTCCTACAAAGGAAACTCCATCTATGACCATGGCTCTGGAAAAGTATATTAAGGCTCTTCATAAATAG
- a CDS encoding DUF4271 domain-containing protein has product MPLSQNFINHVRIPENNDWVIFILLGCIFLYVFMMNIIERDASLKDFLLQKYFDASNNLPSWMITSCVMALTLSVLISQYIPIVPKYIADLQLFGYQLNKFGYTFLAVVIFYLTKSALGFLFYQSIGDGKKWSVFYFTSTKFYFILSFLLIILCVTHYYFPVDRNKMFLYYFSFFAFVFIFKVFFYLFHKNNILPQKWYYKFLYICTLQIAPLLLLWKLLFF; this is encoded by the coding sequence TTGCCGTTATCACAAAACTTTATAAACCACGTAAGAATACCTGAGAACAATGATTGGGTAATTTTTATCCTGCTGGGATGTATATTTTTATATGTCTTCATGATGAATATTATAGAAAGAGATGCCAGCCTGAAAGACTTCCTGTTGCAGAAATATTTTGATGCGAGCAATAACCTGCCGAGCTGGATGATTACATCCTGCGTAATGGCGCTTACTCTTTCTGTTCTCATCTCCCAATATATTCCTATTGTTCCGAAATACATCGCCGATCTTCAGCTTTTTGGATATCAGCTTAATAAATTCGGGTATACCTTTTTGGCAGTTGTTATTTTTTATCTGACAAAATCGGCATTAGGTTTTTTATTTTATCAAAGTATAGGTGATGGCAAAAAATGGTCTGTTTTTTATTTCACCTCCACCAAATTTTATTTTATTCTGTCATTTTTATTAATAATTCTTTGTGTAACCCACTATTATTTCCCCGTAGACAGAAATAAAATGTTTTTATATTATTTTTCATTCTTTGCTTTTGTATTCATTTTCAAGGTTTTCTTCTATTTGTTTCACAAAAACAATATTCTTCCTCAAAAATGGTATTATAAATTTTTGTATATTTGCACCCTCCAAATTGCACCTTTATTGTTGCTTTGGAAGTTGTTATTTTTTTAA
- a CDS encoding polyprenol monophosphomannose synthase, whose product MKKLVIIPTYNEKENIENIISAVFALEDDFHILVVDDSSPDGTAEVVKDLQKRYPHYLHLSVRHVKDGLGKAYIHGFKWAIENRYDYIFEMDADFSHNPNDLPKLFEACLQADMAIGSRYSKGVNVVNWPMGRVLLSYFASKYVRFILGLPIHDTTAGFVCFSRKVLEEIGLDNVKLKGYGFQIEMKFRAFKKGFKIVEVPIIFTNRILGESKMNGGIIHEAVFGVLNLKWKSIINRL is encoded by the coding sequence ATGAAAAAACTAGTCATTATCCCGACCTATAACGAAAAGGAAAATATTGAAAATATTATTTCCGCAGTTTTTGCATTGGAAGATGACTTTCATATTCTGGTTGTAGATGATTCCTCTCCGGATGGAACAGCTGAAGTGGTAAAAGATCTTCAGAAAAGATATCCCCACTATCTTCATCTCTCTGTGAGACATGTAAAAGATGGTTTGGGAAAAGCCTATATCCACGGATTTAAATGGGCTATTGAAAATAGGTATGACTACATTTTTGAAATGGATGCCGATTTTTCACATAATCCCAATGACCTGCCAAAGCTTTTTGAAGCCTGTCTTCAGGCAGATATGGCCATCGGTTCACGCTATTCAAAAGGAGTAAATGTGGTCAACTGGCCTATGGGAAGAGTTCTTCTTTCTTATTTTGCCTCCAAATATGTACGGTTTATTCTAGGACTTCCGATTCATGATACAACAGCCGGTTTTGTCTGCTTCTCAAGAAAAGTACTGGAAGAGATAGGACTTGATAATGTAAAGCTGAAAGGATATGGATTCCAGATTGAAATGAAATTCAGAGCCTTCAAAAAAGGGTTTAAAATTGTAGAAGTTCCTATTATATTTACCAACAGAATTTTAGGCGAAAGCAAAATGAACGGAGGAATTATTCATGAAGCTGTTTTCGGTGTTTTAAATTTAAAATGGAAATCAATAATCAACCGGTTATGA
- a CDS encoding DUF4296 domain-containing protein has product MKKLIFIFVIMCMFSCGDYIDKPKNLLDKEVMAEILADLALNDQAINMYPNKNLEAGTRFVLKTHNVKSEDFVESFKYYVVKDQMKGIAEESQLILLKKDPKAEKYIKDKMKNKGELPVLNR; this is encoded by the coding sequence ATGAAAAAACTGATCTTCATTTTTGTAATAATGTGCATGTTTTCATGCGGCGACTATATCGATAAGCCTAAAAACCTTCTCGATAAAGAGGTTATGGCTGAAATTCTGGCCGATCTGGCTCTTAATGATCAGGCCATTAATATGTATCCGAACAAAAATTTAGAAGCAGGAACAAGATTTGTATTGAAAACCCATAATGTAAAATCTGAAGACTTTGTAGAAAGCTTCAAATATTATGTTGTTAAAGATCAAATGAAGGGAATTGCAGAAGAATCCCAGCTTATATTGTTGAAAAAAGATCCCAAAGCGGAAAAATATATAAAGGATAAAATGAAGAACAAGGGAGAATTGCCGGTTCTCAACAGATAA
- the tgt gene encoding tRNA guanosine(34) transglycosylase Tgt — MKFFNIEKTSEGKARAGEITTDHGKIQTPIFMPVGTVASVKTVHQRELKEDIKAQIILGNTYHLYLRPGMEIMQQAGGLHQFMNWDLPILTDSGGFQVFSLSKSRKMSEEGVKFKSHIDGSYHMFTPEKSMEIQRQIGADIFMAFDECTPYPCEYNQAKTSMELTHRWLKRCIDWTEENKELYGHKQRLFPIVQGSTYSDLRKISAEVISEAGAEGNAIGGLSVGEPEEEMYRITDEVTDILPKEKPRYLMGVGTPWNILESIGLGIDMMDCVMPTRNARNAMLFTWQGVMNMKNEKWKADFSPLDEFGTSFVDQEYSKAYLRHLFVSKEYLAKQIASIHNLAFYLDLVKVAREHIMAGDFYEWKNSIVPVLRQRL; from the coding sequence ATGAAATTTTTTAATATAGAAAAAACCTCTGAAGGAAAAGCAAGAGCAGGAGAAATTACCACAGATCACGGGAAGATACAAACTCCCATTTTCATGCCTGTGGGAACGGTTGCCAGTGTAAAAACAGTTCATCAGAGAGAATTAAAAGAAGACATTAAAGCCCAGATTATTCTGGGAAATACCTATCATCTATACCTTCGTCCCGGAATGGAGATCATGCAGCAGGCAGGAGGGCTTCATCAGTTTATGAATTGGGATCTGCCGATTCTTACTGATTCAGGAGGCTTTCAGGTGTTTTCACTTTCCAAAAGCAGGAAAATGTCTGAAGAAGGGGTGAAATTCAAATCCCATATCGATGGAAGCTATCACATGTTTACTCCGGAAAAGTCTATGGAAATCCAGAGACAGATTGGAGCCGATATTTTCATGGCTTTTGACGAATGTACACCTTATCCGTGTGAATACAATCAGGCTAAAACATCAATGGAGCTTACCCACAGATGGCTAAAGAGATGTATTGACTGGACGGAAGAGAATAAAGAATTATACGGACACAAGCAGAGACTTTTCCCAATCGTTCAGGGATCTACCTATTCCGATCTTAGAAAAATATCCGCAGAAGTAATTTCAGAGGCCGGAGCAGAAGGAAATGCAATAGGTGGACTTTCCGTAGGTGAACCTGAAGAAGAAATGTACAGAATCACTGACGAGGTGACGGACATTCTTCCGAAAGAAAAACCAAGATATCTTATGGGAGTAGGAACTCCATGGAATATATTAGAGTCTATCGGTTTGGGAATCGATATGATGGATTGTGTTATGCCAACAAGAAACGCAAGAAACGCAATGCTGTTTACATGGCAGGGTGTGATGAATATGAAAAACGAAAAATGGAAAGCTGATTTTTCGCCTCTGGATGAATTCGGAACAAGCTTCGTAGACCAGGAATATTCAAAAGCTTATCTTCGTCATCTGTTTGTATCCAAAGAATATCTTGCAAAACAAATTGCATCCATCCATAACCTTGCATTTTATCTTGATCTGGTAAAAGTAGCCAGAGAACATATCATGGCAGGAGATTTCTATGAATGGAAAAATTCTATAGTTCCGGTATTGAGACAAAGGCTTTAA
- a CDS encoding LptF/LptG family permease has protein sequence MKIIDRYIIKKYLGTFSFMLILLSIVVLVIDVQQKIPRIENAKAIDPKLDLVYFLIHFYPFWILNLVVTFLSILVFISVIYFTSRMANNTEIVAVISSGASFHRFAKPYLYTSILIAVLSLTVNHLVLPWANIKKNRLEAYTYNAANKEKILGTAPASAQLSKTEYIFVNSWNKMENRGSGFVYQKFDKNRKLMYEVKASEVTWDKSKKQFVLSSYLEKTINKDDTEKLNSGFDLRKNYGHTPEELFPNELLGQNKTTPELVKFIDREKAKGNSNLNSYLNEFHQRTSMPVSIIILTFLALSLASQKKRGGLGVNLAIGISLAFVFVFSFEALKVVSENKSLSPAVAMWLPNMVFLPLTLYLYLKRANQ, from the coding sequence ATCAAAATTATAGACAGATACATCATCAAAAAATATCTTGGAACATTCAGTTTCATGCTGATCCTGCTGTCTATAGTTGTATTGGTTATTGATGTCCAGCAAAAGATTCCAAGGATAGAAAATGCTAAAGCCATTGATCCGAAGCTGGATTTGGTGTACTTTCTTATTCACTTTTACCCGTTCTGGATTCTCAATCTTGTTGTAACATTCCTCTCCATTCTGGTATTTATTTCTGTTATTTATTTCACCTCCAGAATGGCAAATAATACCGAAATTGTTGCGGTAATAAGCAGTGGAGCAAGTTTTCACAGGTTTGCAAAACCTTATTTATATACTTCAATTCTGATTGCTGTACTATCCCTTACGGTAAATCACCTCGTTCTTCCGTGGGCCAATATTAAGAAAAACAGATTGGAGGCCTACACCTATAATGCGGCCAATAAAGAAAAAATTCTTGGGACAGCCCCTGCATCTGCACAGCTTAGTAAAACAGAATACATCTTCGTTAATTCCTGGAATAAAATGGAAAACAGAGGGTCAGGTTTCGTTTACCAGAAATTTGATAAAAACAGAAAGCTGATGTATGAAGTGAAAGCTTCCGAAGTTACCTGGGATAAAAGTAAAAAACAATTCGTCCTTTCAAGTTACTTAGAAAAGACCATTAATAAAGATGATACAGAGAAACTGAATAGTGGTTTTGATCTTAGAAAAAATTACGGGCATACTCCGGAAGAACTTTTCCCGAATGAACTTCTCGGACAGAATAAAACCACACCTGAACTCGTTAAGTTTATTGATCGTGAAAAAGCGAAAGGAAACAGCAACCTGAATTCTTATCTCAATGAGTTTCATCAAAGAACATCCATGCCGGTTTCCATTATTATTCTTACATTTCTGGCTCTTTCGCTGGCTTCCCAGAAAAAAAGAGGAGGTCTTGGCGTAAACCTTGCCATAGGGATTTCCCTTGCATTTGTTTTTGTTTTCTCTTTTGAAGCATTGAAAGTCGTCTCTGAGAACAAAAGCTTATCTCCTGCTGTAGCCATGTGGCTGCCGAATATGGTATTTCTTCCGCTTACCTTGTATTTATACCTTAAAAGGGCTAATCAGTAA
- a CDS encoding biotin--[acetyl-CoA-carboxylase] ligase — protein sequence MTQLFYLKDCSSTNDEVSKFLLYENSDFIGVHTFNQTKGRGQYGNTWASLAGKNLAYTLAVKTQNFLLSDFLFNYYTAIIIRDFLANLTDNLVKIKWPNDMILKSKKITGILIEKKKINQNNYFIIGAGFNILQENFEEISHAGSILSLTGKVFNLEDFTSQLHDFMIERLKSIPSEQEILSLFNQHLFRKDEISVFEIEKERQNGIIRHADEKGELWIELENDGMRKFYHKEVKLLY from the coding sequence ATGACCCAACTATTCTACTTAAAAGACTGCTCTTCTACTAATGACGAAGTTTCTAAGTTTTTACTTTACGAAAATTCAGATTTTATAGGAGTGCATACCTTCAACCAAACCAAAGGTCGCGGACAGTACGGAAATACATGGGCTTCACTTGCCGGAAAGAATCTCGCTTATACGCTGGCAGTGAAGACTCAAAACTTTTTACTCTCTGATTTTCTGTTCAATTATTATACCGCAATCATTATCCGGGATTTCCTTGCCAATTTGACTGATAACCTTGTAAAGATAAAATGGCCGAATGATATGATCCTTAAAAGTAAAAAAATTACAGGGATTCTGATTGAAAAGAAGAAAATTAATCAAAATAATTATTTCATCATTGGGGCCGGGTTTAATATTCTTCAGGAGAATTTTGAAGAGATATCCCATGCAGGCTCTATTCTATCGCTTACAGGGAAGGTTTTTAACCTTGAAGATTTCACATCCCAGCTTCATGATTTTATGATTGAAAGATTGAAAAGCATTCCTTCTGAACAGGAAATTTTAAGCCTTTTTAACCAACATTTATTCCGAAAGGACGAAATTTCTGTTTTTGAAATTGAAAAAGAGCGACAAAATGGCATCATCCGTCATGCAGACGAAAAAGGAGAACTCTGGATAGAGCTGGAAAATGATGGGATGAGGAAGTTCTACCATAAAGAAGTAAAACTCCTTTACTGA
- the rsfS gene encoding ribosome silencing factor, whose protein sequence is MNKTAEKQELLDKIVEAIQDVKGEDIMIFDLSKIENSVAETFVICSGNSNTQVAALAGSVEKKVRNELKDRPWHVEGTENAMWVLVDYVTVVVHIFQKEVREYYDIEELWGDAAITKIESKY, encoded by the coding sequence ATGAATAAAACAGCAGAAAAGCAAGAATTATTAGATAAAATCGTTGAAGCTATCCAGGATGTAAAGGGAGAAGATATCATGATCTTCGATCTATCCAAGATTGAAAACTCAGTAGCAGAAACGTTTGTAATATGTAGTGGAAACTCAAATACGCAGGTAGCCGCACTTGCAGGCAGCGTAGAGAAAAAAGTAAGAAACGAACTTAAAGACAGACCATGGCATGTAGAAGGTACAGAAAATGCGATGTGGGTGTTGGTTGATTACGTCACCGTAGTGGTGCATATTTTCCAGAAAGAAGTACGTGAGTACTACGATATTGAAGAACTTTGGGGAGATGCAGCCATTACAAAAATTGAAAGTAAGTATTAA
- the ftsH gene encoding ATP-dependent zinc metalloprotease FtsH, translating to MNNKGFNWFFPIVIIGLLLFFGSNFLGGESAKSIDEDGFFREMQAGKVQNIIIYKDTEKADVFLTKEAKAAMVKKSANQNNPLSAFDMAPKADYSVKYGDLQLFLQKFEQVKGTNSAIKTTKDYGAGKNPFMDILVSALIWIAILGLFYFLLFRKMGGGGGPGGQIFSIGKSKAKLFDEKERIQVTFKDVAGLEGAKEEVQEVVDFLKNSEKYTKLGGKIPKGVLLVGPPGTGKTLLAKAVAGEAKVPFFSLSGSDFVEMFVGVGASRVRDLFAQAKAKSPAIIFIDEIDAIGRARGKNNFSGGNDERENTLNQLLTEMDGFGTDVNVIVMAATNRADILDKALMRAGRFDRSIYVDLPELHERRQIFDVHLKKIKLDDNVDRDFLAKQTPGFSGADIANVCNEAALIAARNSHTSVTKQDFLDAVDRIIGGLEKKNMAIKPSEKRRVAFHEAGHATVSWLVEHAAPLLKVTIVPRGQSLGAAWYLPEERQLTTTQQMLDEMCATLGGRAAEQVIFNNISTGALSDLEKVTKRAQAMVTIYGLSENIGNISYYDSSGQSEYSFGKPYSEETATKIDAEIKAIIEDQYERAITILTENKDKLDALANKLLEKEVIFREDLEEIFGKRAWDPELTEKPVTNTIPEKEKEEAEIPQIKEKEEESEIQAPESPTQL from the coding sequence ATGAACAATAAAGGATTCAACTGGTTTTTTCCAATTGTGATCATAGGTCTTTTGTTATTCTTTGGTTCCAATTTTTTAGGGGGCGAGAGTGCAAAATCTATTGATGAAGACGGATTCTTCAGAGAGATGCAGGCAGGAAAGGTCCAGAATATTATTATATACAAGGACACAGAAAAAGCTGATGTTTTTCTTACCAAGGAAGCAAAAGCGGCAATGGTAAAAAAATCTGCCAATCAGAATAATCCCCTTTCTGCGTTCGATATGGCTCCCAAAGCAGATTATTCTGTAAAATATGGAGATCTTCAACTTTTCCTTCAGAAATTTGAGCAGGTAAAAGGAACTAATTCCGCAATCAAAACAACCAAAGATTACGGAGCAGGTAAAAATCCATTTATGGATATCCTGGTATCTGCCTTGATCTGGATTGCCATTTTAGGATTATTTTATTTCCTTCTTTTCAGAAAGATGGGTGGAGGCGGAGGTCCTGGAGGACAGATCTTCTCTATCGGAAAATCTAAGGCGAAGCTTTTTGATGAAAAAGAAAGAATTCAGGTAACATTTAAAGATGTTGCAGGTCTTGAAGGTGCTAAAGAAGAGGTACAGGAGGTTGTAGACTTCCTTAAAAATTCTGAAAAATATACCAAACTGGGAGGTAAAATTCCTAAGGGAGTTCTTCTGGTAGGGCCTCCGGGAACAGGTAAAACCCTATTGGCAAAAGCTGTTGCGGGAGAAGCCAAAGTTCCGTTCTTCTCACTTTCAGGTTCCGATTTTGTGGAAATGTTTGTAGGAGTAGGAGCTTCCAGAGTAAGAGACCTTTTTGCCCAGGCGAAAGCAAAATCTCCGGCTATCATCTTTATTGATGAGATTGATGCCATTGGACGTGCCAGAGGGAAAAATAACTTCTCAGGCGGAAATGATGAAAGAGAAAATACCCTGAACCAGCTTCTTACGGAAATGGATGGTTTCGGAACAGATGTGAACGTTATTGTAATGGCAGCCACCAACAGAGCTGATATCCTTGATAAAGCTTTGATGAGAGCAGGACGTTTTGACCGTTCTATTTATGTAGACCTTCCTGAACTTCACGAAAGAAGACAGATCTTTGATGTGCATTTGAAGAAAATTAAGCTTGACGATAATGTTGACAGAGATTTCTTAGCAAAACAAACTCCTGGATTCAGTGGAGCAGATATTGCCAATGTATGTAATGAAGCGGCATTAATTGCAGCAAGAAATAGCCATACCTCAGTAACAAAACAGGATTTCCTGGACGCTGTAGACAGAATCATCGGTGGTCTTGAAAAGAAAAATATGGCCATAAAGCCATCAGAGAAAAGAAGAGTAGCTTTCCATGAGGCAGGACACGCAACAGTGAGCTGGCTTGTAGAACATGCAGCACCACTTTTAAAAGTGACTATTGTTCCAAGAGGACAGTCTTTGGGGGCAGCATGGTATCTTCCGGAAGAAAGACAGCTGACAACCACCCAGCAAATGCTTGATGAAATGTGTGCTACACTGGGAGGAAGAGCCGCTGAGCAGGTGATTTTCAATAATATCTCTACCGGAGCCTTATCTGATCTTGAAAAAGTAACAAAACGTGCTCAGGCGATGGTTACCATCTACGGTTTGAGTGAAAATATCGGAAATATCTCATATTACGATAGTTCAGGCCAGTCTGAATACAGTTTTGGAAAACCTTATTCGGAAGAAACCGCTACGAAAATTGATGCAGAGATCAAAGCAATTATTGAAGATCAATATGAAAGAGCAATAACAATTCTTACCGAAAATAAAGATAAGCTGGATGCTTTAGCGAATAAGCTTTTAGAGAAAGAAGTGATCTTCCGCGAAGATCTGGAAGAAATATTCGGAAAAAGAGCATGGGATCCTGAATTAACAGAGAAGCCTGTGACGAATACCATTCCTGAAAAAGAAAAGGAAGAGGCTGAAATACCTCAGATCAAAGAAAAAGAAGAAGAAAGCGAAATTCAGGCTCCCGAGAGTCCGACGCAACTCTAA